The genomic stretch GCAATCGGTAAGGGGGGAATGAATATCAAACTCGCTAGTATGCTTACCGAATATACGATTGATGTGTACCGCGAATTGGATGAGAGCGCGATGGATGAGGATATCTACCTTGATGAATTCAAGGATGAAATTGATGAGTGGGTTATCACAGCCATCAAGAATATTGGATTGGATACAGCTAAGGCTGTACTGAATGCTCCGCGCGAGATGTTGATAGAAAAAGCGGACCTGGAAGAAAACACGGTTGATGACGTGTTGAGAGTTTTAAGAGCTGAATTTGAAGAGTAACTCTTCAGTCCCGGCTCGTAGTTAATAATTAAAAAACGAGTATGACGATTAGACTGAACAAAGTAACAAGAGATTTAAATGTAGGAATAACGACGGTAGTTGAATTCTTGCAGAAGAAGGGCTATACCATTGAGGCTAGTCCTAATGCGAAAATTACCGAAGAACAATATGCTGTACTTGTGAAAGAGTTCAGCACAGATAAAAATTTAAAAATAGAGTCTGAAAAATTTAGTCAGGAAAGACAGAATAAGGATCGCAACAAAGCTTCTATCTCTATCGAAGGTTTTGAATCTAAGAAAGAGAAAGAAGAGGTGGTGAAAACTGTTATTCCTGAAGAGGCACGCCCCAAACTGAAGCAAGTGGGTAAAATAGATCTGGACAATTTGAACAAGAAAACTGCGTCAAAGGTTGTAGAACCAGCTGCGAAAGTTATTGAACAAACTCCGAAAGCAGAACCCGTGGTGGAAAAGGTGGTTGAGAGGAAGGAAACTCCCCAGCCCCAGAAGGAAACGCCGAAGCCTGTGGTGGTAGAGGAAAAGAAACCGGAATCGACTCCTCAACCTGCTCCTGCTCCAGTTTTGGAAGAGAAGAAAGAGCCTAAAATTGAAAAGACGGAAGAAAAGACACCCCAGGTGAAAGAGATGGAAAAAGAAACACCCGAAGCAGCACCCGTTCAGGAAAAAGAAGAAGACGATGTATTTAAAATTCGTCCTACTGAATTTAAATCGAAAATTAATGTAGTAGGTCAGATTGATCTGGCTGCATTGAATCAGTCTACCCGTCCGAAAAAGAAATCGAAGGAAGAAAAACGGAAAGAGAGAGAAGAGAAAGATAAGCAGCGTCAGGAACAGCGTAAACTGATGAAGGATGCTATTATCAAAGAGATCCGTAAGGGAGACGATAAGATTTCTAAAAACTTGGTTAACGATGATGCCGCAAAGAAGAAAAAGCGCAATAGAATAAATAAGGAACGTGTGGATATAAATGCTGCCGGTACAACGAATGTTGGAGGAGCATCTAATAATAACCAACGTAACGATAACGCTAACAGACCGAATAGGAACAATAACTCCAAACCTAATAGTAATAACAATCAGGGTGGAGGCAAATTTAATAAAGACCGTTTCAAGAAACCTGTTGTAAAAGCGGAAGTTAGTGATGAAGATGTGGCAAAGCAGGTTAAGGAAACATTGGCACGTCTGACTAACAAGACTAAGAACAAGGCTGCCAAGTATCGTAAGGAGAAACGTGAAAATGTTCAGAACCGCCTGATGGAACAGGAGGAGATGGAACAGGAAGATAGCAAAATATTGAAACTGACCGAGTTCGTTACTGCGAACGAATTGGCAAGTATGATGGATATCCCTGTTACTCAGGTTATTGCTACTTGTATGAGTATCGGTATCATGGTTTCTATCAATCAGCGTCTGGATGCCGAGACAATTAACTTGGTAGCAGAAGAATTCGGATACAAGACAGAATATGTAAGTGCTGAGGTAGCACAGGCTATTACAGAAGAGGAAGATAACGAAGAAGATTTGCAGCCGCGTGCTCCGATTGTGACAGTAATGGGACATGTTGACCATGGTAAGACTTCATTACTGGACTATATTCGTAAAGCAAATGTAATTGCCGGTGAGGCAGGGGGTATCACCCAGCATATCGGTGCTTACAATGTGAAATTGGAAGACGGACGTCATATTACATTCTTGGATACTCCGGGTCACGAGGCATTTACCGCTATGCGTGCCCGTGGTGCGAAAGTGACGGATATTGCTATTATTATTGTAGCT from Phocaeicola dorei encodes the following:
- the infB gene encoding translation initiation factor IF-2, which codes for MTIRLNKVTRDLNVGITTVVEFLQKKGYTIEASPNAKITEEQYAVLVKEFSTDKNLKIESEKFSQERQNKDRNKASISIEGFESKKEKEEVVKTVIPEEARPKLKQVGKIDLDNLNKKTASKVVEPAAKVIEQTPKAEPVVEKVVERKETPQPQKETPKPVVVEEKKPESTPQPAPAPVLEEKKEPKIEKTEEKTPQVKEMEKETPEAAPVQEKEEDDVFKIRPTEFKSKINVVGQIDLAALNQSTRPKKKSKEEKRKEREEKDKQRQEQRKLMKDAIIKEIRKGDDKISKNLVNDDAAKKKKRNRINKERVDINAAGTTNVGGASNNNQRNDNANRPNRNNNSKPNSNNNQGGGKFNKDRFKKPVVKAEVSDEDVAKQVKETLARLTNKTKNKAAKYRKEKRENVQNRLMEQEEMEQEDSKILKLTEFVTANELASMMDIPVTQVIATCMSIGIMVSINQRLDAETINLVAEEFGYKTEYVSAEVAQAITEEEDNEEDLQPRAPIVTVMGHVDHGKTSLLDYIRKANVIAGEAGGITQHIGAYNVKLEDGRHITFLDTPGHEAFTAMRARGAKVTDIAIIIVAADDNVMPQTKEAINHAMAAGVPIVFAINKVDKPHANPDKIKEELAAMNFLVEEWGGKYQSQDISAKKGTGVHDLLEKVLLEAEMLDLKANPDRKATGSIIESSLDKGRGYVATMLVANGTLKMGDIVLAGTSYGKVKAMFNERNQRIKEAGPSEPVLILGLNGAPAAGDTFHVIDTEQEARDIANKREQLQREQGLRTQKLLTLDEVGRRLALGDFHELNVIVKGDVDGSVEALSDSLIKLSTEQVQVNVIHKGVGQISESDVTLAAASDAIIVGFQVRPSSSAGKLAEQEGVDIRKYSVIYDAIEEVKAAMEGMLAPTLKEQITATIEVREVFNITKVGLVAGAMVKTGKVKRSDKARLIRDGIVVFTGAINALKRFKDDVKEVGTNFECGISLTNCNDIKVGDIIEAYEEVEVKQTL